A DNA window from Falco peregrinus isolate bFalPer1 chromosome 8, bFalPer1.pri, whole genome shotgun sequence contains the following coding sequences:
- the UBLCP1 gene encoding ubiquitin-like domain-containing CTD phosphatase 1, which yields MSLSLIIKWGGQEYTITSLSEEDTVLDLKQSLKGLTGVLPERQKLLGLKMKGKPADDDVKLGALKLKPNTKIMMMGTREESLEDVLGPPPDNDDVVNDFDIEEEVVEVENREENLLKISRRVKEYKVEILNPPREGKKLLVLDVDYTLFDHRSCAETGVELMRPYLHEFLTSAYEDYDIVIWSATNMKWIEAKMKELGVSTNANYKITFMLDSAAMITVHTPRRGLIDVKPLGVIWGKFSEYYSKKNTIMFDDIGRNFLMNPQNGLKIRPFMKAHLNRDKDKELLKLTQYLKEIAKLDDFLELNHKHWERYLSKKQGQ from the exons atgtctctctctctcataaTAAAATGGGGTGGACAGGAGTATACGATAACCTCACTATCAGAAGAAGACACGGTGTTGGATCTGAAGCAGTCTCTTAAAGGCCTTACTGGAGTGTTACCAGAGCGTCAAAAACTACTTGGACTTAAAATGAAGG GCAAACCTGCAGATGATGATGTTAAGCTTGGAGCTCTCAAGTTGAAACCAAATACTAAAATCATGATGATGGGCACTCGTGAAGAGAGTTTG GAAGATGTCCTTGGGCCACCGCCTGACAATGATGATGTTGTCAATGACTTTGATATTGAAGAGGAAGTTGTGGAAGTAGAAAATAG GGAGGAAAATCTACTAAAAATTTCCCGCAGAGTTAAAGAATACAAAGTGGAAATTCTGAATCCTcctagagaaggaaaaaagctgctggTGCTAGATGTTGATTATACACTATTTG ACCACAGATCTTGTGCTGAAACTGGAGTAGAACTGATGAGGCCATACCTTCATGAATTCCTGACATCTGCATATGAGGATTATGATATTGTAATTTGGT CTGCTACTAATATGAAGTGGATTGAAGCTAAAATGAAA GAGCTTGGAGTGAGTACCAATGCAAACTACAAGATAACTTTCATGCTGGACAGTGCTGCCATGATAACAGTGCACACTCCTAGAAGAGGACTAATAGAT GTGAAGCCTCTTGGTGTTATCTGGGgaaaattttcagaatattacagcaaaaaaaatactattatgTTTGATGATATTGGCCGAAACTTCCTAATGAATCCACAAAATGGACTCAAG aTAAGGCCTTTTatgaaagcacatttaaatCGGGATAAAGACAAGGAACTTCTAAAGCTCACTCAGTACCTCaaagaaatagcaaaattaGATGACTTTTTGGAGCTGAACCACAAACATTgggaaag gtatcTTTCAAAGAAGCAAGGACAATAA